The genomic DNA gaataattctttttttggttttattattattcttcaaaAGTGTACccacataaagaaaaatatataaatataattagcaattagatgttaaaaaaatgtaattagtaTGTCGAGTCTTTGTTAGATGATGTTATGAAAACTGTATATAAACTATGGGACATTTaacattaacaaacaaaagtatGTCGATCAAaattcatttacctgactcttAGTAAGTCCAGTCTGTTTGGCAAGCATTACCTTATCCAGATCCCTaggatatctatatatacaaaccaaaacaagaatcaTTGGTTAGTCTACAGAAACCTAACTAGTGACTATTCCATAACCTTATTGTATAGTTTTTCCTTTGTTTCAAGGCTACATCATCCATATCGACTATAAtcgaaacaaaaattaaagatagaAGTAAACATTACTTACGGATGAAGAAAATGCTCAAAGAGCCAAGATCGTAGAATGGAAACAGCATTTTCGGGCAAAACTCTTTGCGGTCTCCAAGCATTTGAATGGTGATGTGCCATCTTACCCAAATGCTTAAGCTGCTCGTCACATTCCTTTTTCCCCAACAGCTTGTTTACGTGTTTGATTTGCAAACAAATCATGTCTCTTACAACACGAAACTTCTTTGATATTGTTTGTAACGCCATATGTGTGTACGGGTTTGCTGAGCCTAAACCCGCGGCTTGCTCAGACGATGAGATTATAGTCTGCATTTGGTCATGGTATTGCCTGTATCTTTGTTCAACCTGTGTACATCTCCCAAATCAGTTACCAATCTTTAAACGTTTACTTATCAACAAAATATACTTAACACTAGATCatattttttccctttctcATGTAAAGGTTATTCTTTTAGTGAGCtactaaatattttgtttttttctttttagccaAGAAAGTTCCGGACCTATTCCCATATGCTCGGGACCAACCTTTGATGCCTAAAAAAAATCCGAAACATGTTAAACACTGGCATTTTGTCAAGGTAAAAAATCCACAATGGCCAACATAAAAACAGCGTGATGGATACTGCACTTGAGTCCTAATCTCAACCTTAAATAAAAGTACTTTCTTAGCATTGCTCACATAGTTGATTTTATACACTTAAATTTCTTATATTGTTTTATGCCacacatatatctatataggTAGTTACAAATGAATTACCTTTTCCACCATGGAGATGAGCTTTGCTCTCTTCATCTCCAACTCTTGGCGGTAAGCAGCCACGCCAGGCGTATGGCCGCCACCAACGATGTCCCCTTTTCCATAAATCGCAGACTCTTTACTCATTCTTGGTTCTTGTTTGGCGCCATGGCTACCGTTTCCTACATTGACAATCTCATTGAGCAATTCTTGAGCAGCTCTCAAGTAGATCGGAGTCAAACCCCTGAAGACTCCTTCGTATGAATACGTAGAGACAGAAGATATATGATCTTCTACTTCATCTCGAGGTCCATGTTGTTGAGACCCAAAGCACAAGTTGTCGAAGTGATGGTTATGAGCATTACTGGTTATTGTCGGCTCGGGGAATGGATTCAGATTCATCATAAAAATATCAGAAGAGG from Camelina sativa cultivar DH55 chromosome 7, Cs, whole genome shotgun sequence includes the following:
- the LOC104703545 gene encoding BEL1-like homeodomain protein 5, yielding MASFFHGESNMREPSSDIFMMNLNPFPEPTITSNAHNHHFDNLCFGSQQHGPRDEVEDHISSVSTYSYEGVFRGLTPIYLRAAQELLNEIVNVGNGSHGAKQEPRMSKESAIYGKGDIVGGGHTPGVAAYRQELEMKRAKLISMVEKVEQRYRQYHDQMQTIISSSEQAAGLGSANPYTHMALQTISKKFRVVRDMICLQIKHVNKLLGKKECDEQLKHLGKMAHHHSNAWRPQRVLPENAVSILRSWLFEHFLHPYPRDLDKVMLAKQTGLTKSQVSNWFINARVRVWKPMVEELYLEEMNIEESRKGSNPNEHSTNGSSSKQPYNNSTSDESSNSILPTFYQGFNENETPMPNASSSCSIGRFSKQHLNQANFIHFNGGFEIYHTMVGNGVSLSLGLPHSCDQTFKNIQFGSTSHGTEISGIYPSSTYQIMD